aacaaaacgacaGCAGCCACTTCCAAGGAAGCTTTTATTGAGgtgcaggggtccccagggggGACGGCGGAGGGAGGCAGTGGGTGTCAGAGGCTTCCGAGGTTGAGGGCGAGGCCGGCGAGGCACAGCCCGTTGCCCAGGAGGCAGCCCAGGTTGCAAACGGAGGAGAGGCCGTGGTAGCGGAAGAAGACCTGGCGGAGGGCGCCGTACTTGGGGTCCTTGTCGCGCAGCTGGCGGTAGGGGTCGGGGCCCTGGTGGCTGCCGGGTACCTCCCCGCCCAGTCCCCGCTCCTTCTCCAGGATCTGCAGGGCCTGCATGGCGGCCGTGGTGCGCGGCCCCAGCCAGCGGGCGTTGGTGGCAGCCAGTGCGAGGCTCAGGAGCAGCAGACCGAGCTGGCGGGGTGGCAGGAGAAGGGGACAGCGTGAGCCAGGCCTGCTGCGGCCACACAGCCCGAAGCCTCAACTCTGGAGA
This genomic interval from Dasypus novemcinctus isolate mDasNov1 chromosome 30, mDasNov1.1.hap2, whole genome shotgun sequence contains the following:
- the TMEM205 gene encoding transmembrane protein 205, with the protein product MEQSWEPGSLTKVMHLLVLAGAWGMQMWVTFASGFLLFRSLPRHTFGLVQSKLFPSYFHISVACPFINLCILAPQHAWAQLTFWEAGQLGLLLLSLALAATNARWLGPRTTAAMQALQILEKERGLGGEVPGSHQGPDPYRQLRDKDPKYGALRQVFFRYHGLSSVCNLGCLLGNGLCLAGLALNLGSL